The genomic stretch AAGTAAGGAATCCGCTActggaattaaaatttattttaactttaCAACTTTTTACAGCTATGAGTTAATATTGTCAAGACTGATTAAACACACCAACGTTGATCATCCCGATCAGAAATTGTTACAAGAAGCTTTAAAATTAGTACACGACATTTTGGTGTTTCTCAACTGCAAAGAAAAGGAAGCCTTAGAGAATGGCCAACGAGAAAATGCGCTTCGTGAGCTGGAGGGAGTGATTGAGGGCATCAGCGACCTGGTGACACCCGATCGTGCTTTTCTGCTATTCGATCTCGTTTCAATGCCTTCCGGTCAGGCAACTCGCAAGGAACGAGGGTTTTTTCTTTTCAACGATCTTTTAGTCATTACCAGTATTAAACGACGCAGCGGAACAATAAGAAAAACTAATTTGTATGTGATTGCATTTCGTCATGTAATTGACTTGCTAATCGTATCATTGAACATTTCAGGATGTGCCCGGGAAGTGTAGCTTCTACATTGGACACAAATAAGTATAAGTTTCTCACCAAAATTACGCTTGACGAATTAGAGATAGTAAAATGTAAGTATGCAATTTATTTCTCAAGACCTTTTTgataatatttgttttttagTATTTACTTTGTTGGGTAGAAATTCCTTAAATTCAATGCATTTTTACAAGTCTTTGCATTTGAGGCGTGAAATAATTATACAGAAAGTGGCCCTTTATCTTCAATCTTTCTCGAGACTCCAAAAACCCTGGTCTTCATGGATTGAACCACCTTGCAGTCCactttttggcacattttgcaatGCTGGATTTGAGTTGTTGAACTGTAATTTCCCGGGATTTGCTGCTGCTTCTCTGTGTGCTTCGGTCTGGATAAACGCTGTAATGATTCACGCCCTCCGCCTTCAGAATTGTAACCACCGTGCCCAGCGACGTGTCAAACTTCTTGATCATCTTCCTGGTGCTGGCGTCGATCTTATTCTTGGCTGCAGCATTCAGTTTCGTCCACTTACCAACGATAATTTCGTTCCGTTGGTCCGGTTTTCTATTGCTCGCCATTGGCCCTTTAGCGATCATGCTATAAATCGTGGATGTCTTATAGCCCTCCATCGAAACCTCTGACTTTGGATGCTGTCCAAGCATCCGAAAAATGCGTTCCCGGAGAAAGCTTTATCCTGCGACATTCATCGtaaacaaacataaacaaacggAGTACGAATAACACTCATAAAGAGAAGAACAAAACCACACACAGCTGTTTGTCTCTCTCTAGCGCGTATGGCGGGATCCGTGACATGAATTAATTCCAGCTACCTATGACTCACCCATTACCAATATTTATCGACCAACTTTGGAACCGGCCTTTAGTCGTCGTTCACATAGGTTGTCCGATGTTTTCCGAGGTTCAGTACCCCTTTCATCTCTAATACTCTTTTCACCAACTCATACGCGCTGTACGGTATTTGCAACACCCATCCCCAGTTCAACGGACATGATTTTTCGATACCTTAAATCACACGACGTTTGCCAAACAATTTGTTAGAACTTattgtaatgaaaaaaaaaaaaaaaaaacgattcgcAATGAAAATTAAACTAATGTATTCTGAAGACTAAATAAAATTGATCTAGTTCAGGTTCTACCAAAGATATATccgtttttatttattattacctTTTTAACTTCTGTACAAAACATGGCAACAAATTTATGTTATTTCTGGAATCGTCCCATTAGTCCTTTAATCTTGCTTTCGGCTGCTCCCCAGTCGAGTAAACCTCGAAGCTCATAGTCCTTCAGTTGCTGATTGATATGGCTAGCATGGGTCTTCAACACGGGCATTATATCAATTGTTTGACCTTCGTTGTAGAGTGTAGGCTGCATTGCCGGTgtattttgtgcattttttGTGCGTAAAAATGGTGCTGTGGTCAGGGAGAAAATTACCTCTGCAAATAAAAGGATGACATATGACAAACTTTTTACGTAAGACGCATCCAACGAAACTTTTATTTTAGAGGGCGAAGAATCGTTTCAAACTTTATTTATTGTTACATATGGAAAGGGGGTCGGGAATCTATATTGATTTTGCGTTACGAACTATgtgacttcgcagccaaccgttaattgtacaggacaattgcggggtcaGCGCTACGATTCTCCTACTGACTAACAGTCTTTCTTAGCTGAGTTTCGAAAATATGACAACTGTCTTGTTAGACCACCATTGTACCTCAAGGCCAACCAGGAGAAGATCACATGAATTATTATTAACTTTGATTATATAGTGCGTACAAGATTGTGCGGATTGTTAATGGAAATCGTTCACTTACCTAGAGCACCATACTTGAGGAGTTCTACCTGTAAGTCAATCAAGGATGGAACCGTTTTTTTGTAATTCAAGCGTTGCAATAGCAACGACAGTGTTTCGTGGTATATATAAATCAATTCATCCTTTGATTTTTCCAACACGTCGTATGACGGCGAGGACGTCAGGAAGTACACTAAATCTATTATAGGTGAACCAACGAcgcaattttggaaatcaatcTGAAATTCATCAATGAAATAATGCAACTCTGTTTTTATCTGCAAAATACTTACAAAAACAGCATCGACAAGTTCAGTATTGTCATACTTGTACATTATGTTGTTGGTCCAGAAGTCTCCATGGTTCAGCACTTTAAATCCATGACAATCGCTACCGTATGCTTCTATGGCCTTTTGTAAAGCTTTTTGGGGTAAAGTTTTCAGTTTATTCGCGACATCGGCGTTAATTCCTAACTCGGATGCATTATCTGCAACTGTTGTCAACGCgtttacaaaatatttcaatttatccATGTGGTTAGAATGAAAAGTTCCCTTCGTAAACTTCGACAGCTCATTTGGATGCTatatggaagaaaaaataaaaatcaaaattgtttttcCTGGTATGTAGCTCATATTGACGAAATGTTTTTGAAATCCCAATAAGATAAGTACCTCAATCAATTGCGTGGCACTAGCAGCATGAAAGAATGCCAACTTTTCGATTGCCATTTTGCTTTGTTCCAAATTTAACCCAAGCTGCTGGTTTTCTACACTGAATCCTCGAACAGTTAAATCTTCCAATACCAGTATATTCGAAGAAACGTCTGACGAATAGATGAGCCTGGAAAAAGTCGGACATATGATACATATGAAACGTGGATTGTATCAAGATTGAGAATACATATgctattgtggactggatcaaTGTTAAGTGCTTTGTAGAGTATTATGATTTACAAGAACGCTTGCTAATGGATAGAAAACATAGCTTATGGACCTAGTTTTTTCAAAGCTCTGATATTCCTTTATAACAATACCAATAGTAATGTCATAAACACTTATAAttagaaaaatgtttgtttaaccAATCCGTAAACTGTAAATAAATTATAAGCTTCAATTGGCCCATAACTTATCGTTATCGTAATGACGACTGCCGGTAGTCGTATTATTCATCTGAAGCTGTATCGGTTACCCTAGCTCTGGCATAAAGTTCACTTatcaattgaacaaaaaaaactgataaGGCCAATCATTTTGTATTGATCAGTTTCGGCTAGAGTGCATTCCATATTCTGTCATGTGTATTGCCGAATTATTATCAAATTATGCAACGAGTTGTCAGCTGACAGGTACTTACTGAGGCGCTAGTTCAACGGCTCCTCCAAGTTTCGAAATGGTAGCTATCATCTTTGGGATTACATTCTTATAGACAAAAATTTCCTTGTCGAACACATCACTTTTCTCGAACTCTGCGACCAGTTTACCTTCAGCAGGCTTTATTTTTGCCACGAATGTTATTAAATTTTCGGTAGGACTCTCTTTCGATGTATATCTTTAATTTGTGAGTAAAAGAAGTATTATTCAATTAGAAACACACAAGAATAATACTTACTTCACGAGAATCCTATTCATGGAAGACCTCGCGTACGGATCGTTTATTTCAGCGGTCGCCGGTTCTACATCGTAGGTTTTGATTTTCACTTCCGATTCGCCATACTGCGTTTGTATCAGATTGGTCAGGAAAAGCGAATTGACAAATTTTGTCTCGTGGGTTTTCGGCATGATTGACACTTGAACACCTGTATACACCAACTAGCAAATTCAAATTGATTCAAACAGCGCCCGTACAGTTTTCCAGTAGCCTCTTGTTCCATACCAACACATGGCGCTAGAAGTCGTTATCAGAACGTGTACTATCGAACGATTCGCAGGTTTTTGGGAATCTTTATAATGTGTTTTTGTTTGATATCGTGACCAGGAGCGGTTTAAAGTGAAGGTGAAGCTGGCGATCGACTGCTCGTCGAATGTCGACGGGCGCCAGATGAGTATGCAAgaacaatgaaaaaattaaaactcagtAAACAATAGTAATTttaattttcggcagtttcaatGAGCTATCTTTCGTTTTAGACTGCTATCTCATGGAATAATCGTGTCACTGGAAATGAATGCTCTTAatataaactaaaaaataaagGGGAGATGGGTAAGCTAAACCATTTTTCGTCTGTAACTCAAATCACCCTTAGTCCGCCCCTGACCGTGACATCGGTGTAATATGCATTTCGatgtgaaatatggtttatttggTGGTTCGATTGCGagcaaaagtaaagcacacaatGACACATCTCGCGAGTTGGTCACGTGTTTTCATTAAGCATTTGAAGAGTTTGTGGTGGGTAGGTACAAAAACAATATTATACTATAGTAGAAATGTTAATTTTAATATTGTCGTCAAAAATATTAACGGAGATTGTTTTTAAAACTGAATTTCGACCATATCACCAATGCTATGAAGGTTTTTTTCACAgaacatttatttgattttttatgtttcatGAGTCATTCAAACACTTCGTTTTCGTACATTCCTCTTCCTTATGTTATAATAAGCTCAAACATTGATTTCTTTttcgtttcaaaatcatttcttTCGTCAACCAATTTTGCGATTTTTCAAGATAattagcaataaaaatatactAACTCCCACATTTACTTACCCTCTAACATCAAATGTTGAATATAAACAAGCTGAACGCGTAGTGACTACACTCACGTATAGTTAGTTACAGTAGAATTGTCCTCATCAAAAACAATGTTAACGAATTTATGCAAACTTTCGCAAGTTCAATTGAATATCGTTTGAATAAACTGTTGGTTTCGATCAGTTTCGCTCATAATACGAAATCATGCCGtatgtttttttcatcacaAAATTGCATGATTTACCAAATTGAGCGCAGTTGACAGCAAAAAAACAattcactttactttactttactctactttacttcactttactttactttactttactttactttactttattttactttactttactttactttactttactttactttactttactttactttactttactttactttactttactttactttactttactttactttactttactttactttactttactttactttactttactttactttactttactttactttactttactttactttactttactttactttactttactttactttactttactttactttactttactttactttactttactttactttactttactttactttactttactttactttactttactttactttactttactttactttactttactttactttactttactttactttactttactttactttactttactttactttactttactttactttactttactttactttactttactttactttactttactttactttactttactttactttactttactttactttactttactttactttactttactttactttactttactttactttactttactttactttactttactttactttactttactttactttactttactttactttactttactttactttactttactttactttactttactttactttactttactttactttactttactttactttactttactttactttactttactttactttactttactttactttactttactttactttactttactttactttactttactttactttactttactttactttactttactttactttactttactttactttactttactttactttactttactttactttactttactttactttactttactttactttactttactttactttactttactttactttactttactttactttactttactttactttactttactttactttactttactttactttactttactttactttactttaccctactttactttactttactttactttactttactttactttactttactttactttactttactttactttactttactttactttactttactttactttactttactttactttactttactttactttactttactttactttactttactttactttactttactttactttactttactttactttactttactttactttactttactttactttactttacttcactttacttaATTTTAATTACGTATCCACATCACTCGCCCAAGTAACGCACAAAatatgttagaaaataattacTTTCGTTGTATTACTACGATACTACGAAAGTAGCCATATatgtgtactacaagcgcaattgaaaacttgtgttgttatattgtgtttgaagttgtttttcatcagtaatacaaccacATTTTGAAAACtagctcgttttttctggttttggagatgtttatAATTAACATGAGTTCAACAACAGGTATTTTCGTAAGACAtaacaccatctaataacaacactacgtacctgtaaagtgcATTTCCTTAGGACAAAGGTCGCGCAACCAACTGCAAATTACCTGATTAAATTACTATTCAAATTCTccaatttttgttattaaaGTACCAGCCACATGCGACTTTAACCCGGATGACGTAAACCGCATGTTTCTTTCAAGTTGCCAGCCCAGCGAACCCCGGAgcggtttttggcaaatgcctGAATCACCATACAGTTTTTCATTCCGGCCTGTACATTGCTGGGAAGTCGTCAACGTTATATGGAACATCAAATCGAATGCAACAGGACTAGACGGGCTGCCgattaaatttattaaaacaatttttccaTTCGTTATACACCAAAtaacgcatattttcaatagAGTTATAGCAACATCAAAATTCCCCACATGCTGGAAACGTGCCAAAATTTTGCCTCTGAGAAAAAAAACCGCATCTGAATTCTTTGTCGAATCTCAGGCCAATTAGTATCTTGTGCGCTTTATCGAAGGCCCTCGAAAAACTGCTCGAGCAACAAATGTTGTCCTACATTGCAGAGCAAAACCTGCTAACTGAATACCAAGCCGGTTTCCGCAAAGGACAGAGTATTCAAACTGCAGCGCTTCGAGTGTACGATGATTTAGCTGCAAACATTGATAAGTAAGGCACTGCTGTACTGTTACTCTTGGATTTCTCAAAGGCATTTGATACCATATCCCACCGTAAGCTCTGCTCTAAACTTAAAACACAATTCAATTTTGCTAACTCTGCTGTTTTCCTGCTGAAATCGTATCTGGAAAAACGAACCCAAATTGTATTCTGCGGCGATCGACAGTCTGATGAAACCAATACTACTTCCGGCGTTCCGCAAGGCTCTGTATTTGGACCTCTACTATTCTGTTGTCATGTGAATGATTTACCAACCGTCCTAAAGTACTGCTCGATACAGCTGTATGCCGACGACGTTCAGCTGTATATTAGCCACTCTGGAATACCCATACAAGATCTTATCAGGATGATCAACGCCGATCTTGAAAGAATTGCTAAGTGGTCACAGCGCAATCTACTGTTCGTCAATCCTTCCAAAAGTAAGGCACTATTAATCAAGGGAAGACGTAGAACTGCTCCACCTAATCCGTTGCCACCAGTCAAATTGGACAGACAGACAATAGAATGGGTGGATAGTGCCAAAAATCTCGGCTTCATTTTTCAATCTGATCTTCAATGGGACAGCCTGATCAGTCAGCAATGCGGTAAAATATACGCTAGCCTTCGCTCGCTCTACTGCTGCGCCTCATTTGCTCCTATTGATACACGTCTGAAGCTTTTTAAGGCTCTTATACTGCCGCACTTTATGTTCGGTGACCCACTTTTGATCAACGCACGTTCCAGCGACATGGAAAGACTACGTATTGCCTTAAATTGTTGTGTACGTTTCGTATATGGCCTGAACCGCTACGCTCACGTGACACACCTGCAAAAGAGCTTGATCGGATGTCCTTTGACCACCTTCTACGCTTACCGCTCATGCATGTTCCTACACAAGCTGCTCTCAACACGTTCTCCTCAATTACTGTTCCAGAAATTACTGCCGCTGCAAGGACGACGTCTTCAAAATCTAATAGTTCCACCAAACAACACAACCTGTTACTCTAACTCACTGTTCGTTCGAGGTGTAGTCAATTGGAATACATTACCTATTGCAACCAAACGTTCAACCTCAGAAGTAGTTTTTAAGAGGGGCTGCCTAGAGTTTTGGAATCGATGACAGTATATAAATGATTAGAAGTTTTATTATTATATGAAATATTAATAGTCAATAAGATGTGCATGTTTAAGTAGATATTAAAAAGTTGACATTGTATGTGATCCTGTACGACATCAAAGGTAGCAATTTAAAAAGGAGTTCCTTTACGCTACTggcaataaacaaacaaacaaacaaattatttgaacgatttctacATTTATTCGAAGCTAATAAAAATGTGCCATCagaagataaacaaaactcttgcagtgtaaccaatatcactccaATTTTTGTTATCGTATATTTAagaacgttttctagttttgttagattttatgtccagataacgttgaaactatgcgaaaactttttttttataactttattgaggtggctttcagccacaggctggttcgccaccatctatgcgaaaacaattttaatattcaagcgaaagaaacaactcatTTTGAAAgggtaaatatatttttttatcattaattAAACATGCCTCTGATGAAAACGAtcgtcgatctagttgcactgcgcataacaacacatttgcgTATGCGCTGGTGCCGTAGGTTActgtactcgagatgtatttagCTACTTCATTCTATCAAGTTTGCTTGCTTCCATGCAGTTCTGTAATACTTCATATAGTATCCATCATTGCgcgatagagatgtcatggaaaaggtaacgtcaactattctataacaACGTATGTTACTTGGGCGATCTTGGGTTAGTCTTCTCCAATCGCTAAGGCGTCATTCatatattacgtaacgcagaaAAACCAACATACCTTTGATCATCGCTCGACACTCGTGGCCATAGAAACTGGTacaccgggagaatcagtgtTAGGAGTGCAAAATTCGTACGAACATGCACATGGACCTGAAATACGTATACTGTAAAATATCCTGTTTGATACCCTCATCTATCTCATTCTCATTACCAATACTCGACGAACTTCCACGCTCTCTACAAGTCACATGTAATTTGTTTTGGTAGAGTTGATGGTGAGAATTTTCGCTACTTCCCTTTCAAAAGGTTCGAGTGCCTGTTCCACTGCTCTGCGGTTGATACCGACGATATTAATATCATTCACAGAGTCGAGTAGCACATACGCTAGCTCCCTCTGTTATACCCTCCaaggaaataaaaaacaatagaTTCGAGAGTTGTCGAGAGttgagccagtcgtcgtaggctcgagtctcggtcggctgcgaagtctgtgtatcaaaaacagaaggtcacgttccgaatcggaatgtagcaccatggctttgctttgctttagatTCGAGAGTTCGTCATCTTACTTCAGACCGTCCAACGTCACAAACGGGTTAGAAATTACGCCCGCTATCCTGATGCGAATCGTCAAAGGTAGCACGAATCTGCTTAAATCTCTTTCCTGTCGTTGGCTGCACATGGCAGGAATTGGCACAGACCAATTCCTGAAAGGGATAACTTGTATACGTTGGCGAGCCGGGCGCGAATCGTTCCTATCAGCTGATGATGATCCGAGTCGACGTTTGGGCCTCGGAAGGACTCCATATTGAAGACGTCTGAGAAATGCCTTTCAGGCAACCAGAATATGGTCAATTCAAGAACAAGTAGCCGAATAGCTTTTCGTGTAAAGTATGTGTTACAGATTGCTACCTAGTTGCGACAAAGTTCAGCAACCTCAGGCCATTCTCAATACTGGTACCCTGGAGGCTGTGCCTGTCAGTAATGGAACGGAAAGATAAATTTTCACTGATAAATTTGAGTCCACTAGAGCGCTTTTTCCGTCAGGTTGCTGGTAGTTGAAGCTTTCATAAACAATACGATACATCTCTtcactctcccagctggtctcgaggtgcgatgctggcataacaagccagttgtcgtaggttcgagtcttagctcgggagagactgttagtgtcagtagaatcgtagcgctagccccgtaatAGTCCTGTACagttaacagttggctgcgaagtatgtgtacaataaacagaaggtcgagttccgaataggaatgtagcaccaaggttatTGCTTTTTACATCTCTTCACTAATGAACGCCCTACCTTAACTTGGATAGGACCGAAATGACTAGACCATCATGCGATGGAGAACCTGAGGGATGTGCTTGGAGGTTGTTGTAATCTGTTGTTTTAACCATAATTGTCAGCTTTCTTAAGCAATATTTACTCCGAGGTCATAGCATTCGTACCTTCCGGGCGATGTTTTATGGTGAACTTCGAAGTAATGGGGGAGTCTCGATTTCGTTTTTAGGTTTATTAGGTACTGTATTTGTTTTATGCTTTGGCTGCTTCTGGTTTTCATATGCCTAACAATTTAGCGGGCTTTAATGATGTGTAACAGTTGACAGGTACGCTTCCATATTTCTCAGTGATTGTTCTTGATTTTGAGAAGAGATGTTTTGCAATAGTACACACTGTTAATATAGTCTCTACGTTCTACGTGAGGAAATTGTATTATACACTTGATTTTAGATAATCAACATTTTAGATAATCAATCAAGTTTATAACATAATTTCAATTGTAATTACGTTCATGATGTTTATCaaataaatctgtttttttCACCTGATATTGTCAGCCTCAAAAGTCAAAGAAGGAACGAAAAATACGCTCTAGTAAATGTGtttaaatctttcatttttgtaattatatTAATGTCATGATAAAAAGGATTTTAAA from Wyeomyia smithii strain HCP4-BCI-WySm-NY-G18 chromosome 3, ASM2978416v1, whole genome shotgun sequence encodes the following:
- the LOC129732502 gene encoding uncharacterized protein LOC129732502 yields the protein MPKTHETKFVNSLFLTNLIQTQYGESEVKIKTYDVEPATAEINDPYARSSMNRILVKYTSKESPTENLITFVAKIKPAEGKLVAEFEKSDVFDKEIFVYKNVIPKMIATISKLGGAVELAPQLIYSSDVSSNILVLEDLTVRGFSVENQQLGLNLEQSKMAIEKLAFFHAASATQLIEHPNELSKFTKGTFHSNHMDKLKYFVNALTTVADNASELGINADVANKLKTLPQKALQKAIEAYGSDCHGFKVLNHGDFWTNNIMYKYDNTELVDAVFIDFQNCVVGSPIIDLVYFLTSSPSYDVLEKSKDELIYIYHETLSLLLQRLNYKKTVPSLIDLQVELLKYGALEVIFSLTTAPFLRTKNAQNTPAMQPTLYNEGQTIDIMPVLKTHASHINQQLKDYELRGLLDWGAAESKIKGLMGRFQK